The following proteins are co-located in the Ptychodera flava strain L36383 unplaced genomic scaffold, AS_Pfla_20210202 Scaffold_32__1_contigs__length_2955704_pilon, whole genome shotgun sequence genome:
- the LOC139127457 gene encoding cell adhesion molecule 2-like, giving the protein MENRILCLLLLSVAFAVRPGDAQDPFTERPEETVVFVNDSAQLNCSFVTLPSFVVWQKGSEGIAVNRDVNNDLEDSYEVTGDDSMNQFHLRVIEAAVDLSGTYTCSDFSDSSIRASADLIVIDGAPECSIHPGYTAVENEEITLVCMSSSVVDLAWLKDGVEVQRVRGMTHNLTTTLNKTDNGTRFNCRIVHPKLSDEQSSQLSCEEDIAVVVQYLDDVVIVEDEGSNGRVVEAGSYHATCTADGYPTPVISWMHPDGSTEAGNELHVHDATRSDAGNHTCHAVSQVWDGSSISKTGSISLDVQYKPALTTEVYGTAKHSGDSVVVLEGAPLSVACMVAEANPAVDVIEWSDVSANVDGAWLNFTEISRDHGGDYTCEANNTFWDSSVGSADVTINIDVQFTPEVNIADKSNNITIEGQSYTQSCSADGNPSPDVYWQSFDGMVQNGNNLQISSISRTQQGLYTCYANNTLWDGSAAIGNDSVMVTVQCK; this is encoded by the exons ATGCTCAAGATCCATTCACGGAACGCCCTGAGGAGACAGTGGTGTTTGTCAACGATTCAGCCCAACTCAACTGCTCCTTTGTGACCCTGCCAAGTTTCGTAGTTTGGCAGAAAGGGTCGGAGGGCATCGCTGTGAATCGCGATGTAAACAACGACCTGGAAGACAGCTACGAAGTAACAGGCGATGACTCCATGAACCAGTTTCATCTCAGGGTCATTGAGGCGGCAGTCGATCTGTCCGGTACCTACACATGCAGCGATTTCAGTGACTCGTCCATCAGAGCCAGCGCCGATCTGATCGTTATTG ACGGGGCACCAGAATGCAGCATACATCCGGGTTACACCGCCGTAGAAAACGAAGAAATTACACTTGTATGCATGTCCTCTTCAGTCGTTGACCTGGCTTGGTTGAAGGACGGTGTTGAAGTTCAAAGGGTAAGGGGAATGACACACAACCTGACAACGACGCTGAACAAAACCGACAACGGTACAAGATTTAACTGCAGGATCGTGCACCCCAAGCTGTCCGACGAACAATCGTCGCAGTTATCCTGCGAAGAAGACATCGCCGTTGTTGTTCAAT ATTTGGACGACGTGGTGATTGTAGAGGATGAAGGTAGCAACGGCAGAGTTGTCGAAGCGGGCTCTTACCATGCAACGTGCACCGCCGATGGTTATCCGACACCCGTCATCAGCTGGATGCATCCCGATGGTAGCACAGAAGCGGGCAATGAGTTGCACGTTCACGACGCTACGAGGAGTGATGCTGGCAACCACACCTGCCACGCCGTTAGTCAAGTGTGGGACGGCAGCAGTATAAGCAAGACCGGTAGTATCTCCCTGGACGTGCAAT ACAAACCTGCGCTCACGACCGAAGTTTATGGTACCGCCAAACATTCTGGCGATAGTGTTGTGGTGCTAGAGGGCGCGCCACTTTCGGTTGCCTGCATGGTTGCCGAGGCCAATCCAGCCGTCGACGTCATAGAGTGGAGCGATGTCAGTGCCAACGTTGATGGCGCCTGGTTGAACTTCACAGAGATCAGTCGTGATCATGGCGGAGACTACACATGCGAGGCAAACAATACATTCTGGGACTCATCGGTTGGTTCTGCCGATGTCACCATCAATATCGACGTGCAAT TTACACCTGAAGTCAACATCGCCGACAAGAGCAATAACATCACCATAGAGGGCCAGTCTTACACGCAGAGCTGTTCCGCCGATGGCAACCCGAGCCCCGACGTTTATTGGCAGAGCTTCGACGGTATGGTGCAGAACGGCAACAACCTGCAGATATCAAGTATTTCCCGAACTCAGCAAGGGTTATATACATGCTACGCAAACAACACTCTCTGGGACGGATCAGCGGCTATTGGAAATGACTCAGTCATGGTAACGGTGCAGTGTAAGTGA